Below is a genomic region from Pyrococcus kukulkanii.
TGGAAGAGATCTTCTTTGTCTGCAGGATTACACGCCCGAGGAGATATGGACAATTCTTGAGACGGCTAAGATGCTTAAGATATGGCAGAAGATAGGGAAGCCACACAGACTTCTTGAAGGAAAAACTTTGGCGATGATCTTCCAGAAGCCCTCAACGAGGACGAGGGTAAGCTTTGAAGTTGCAATGGCTCATCTCGGAGGTCATGCCCTGTACTTGAACGCCCAGGATCTTCAGTTAAGGAGGGGAGAGACTATAGCTGATACCGCAAGGGTCTTGAGCAGGTACGTTGATGCAATAATGGCGAGGGTCTACGATCACAAGGATGTTGAGGATTTGGCAAAGTATGCTTCAGTTCCAGTAATAAACGGCCTCAGTGACTTCTCGCATCCATGCCAGGCCTTAGCTGACTATATGACTATCTGGGAGAAGAGGGGAACGATAAAGGGAGTTAAGGTCGTGTACGTTGGCGATGGAAACAATGTTGCTCACTCATTGATGATAGCGGGAACCAAGCTTGGAGCAGACGTTGTTGTAGCAACCCCAGAGGGTTATGAGCCCGACGAGAAGGTTATCAAGTGGGCCGAGAAGAACGCTGCTGAAAGCGGTGGAAGCTTCGAGCTACTCCATGATCCAGTTAAAGCTGTCAAGGATGCTGACGTCATATACACAGATGTTTGGGCTTCAATGGGTCAAGAGGCTGAGGCTGAGCAGAGAAGGAAGATATTTAGGCCATTCCAAGTTAACAAGGATTTAGTTAAGCATGCAAAGCCCGACTACATGTTCATGCACTGCTTACCAGCGCACAGGGGAGAGGAAGTTACCGATGATGTCATTGACTCACCGAACAGTGTCGTCTGGGATCAGGCAGAGAACAGACTACACGCGCAGAAGGCTGTCCTTGCTCTTGTAATGGGTGGAGTTAAGTTCTGATGCTACTTTCCTCTGTTTTTAGCCCATTAGACTGTGGTCTTTCTTTTCTTCACCCTTCACGGTGATAAAATATATAAAGTCATAAAACTCAATGTATCACTTGAGGTGAACACTTAATGGGTAGTCTGCATCCTAAGTTTGCAATATTAATTGTTTCTGTCATATTAGTGCTCTCAGCATTTCCAGCCAGCGCAATGTATGGCACCAAGATCATAGATGGACAACTTTTTGACTGGACCAGTTCTGATGTAGTTGCAATCGGCCTTGATAGCGGCAAAGATGGGGCAAACCTTGATAAACTATACGTCGCTTGGGATGAGAATTACCTCTACATTGCCTTAAAAACCAACAATACTGCAAGCTGGAATGTAGCGTATGGAATCGGAATTGACATAGACCCTGGAAAGGGGACAGGGTACACGGGAGACACAGATGCTTGGGGAAGGCAAATAAAGTTCGGAAATGGGTTTGGAATTGAGTACGAAATATACTTCTGGTGGAGTTGGGATAGTGGCATGGGGACTGACCACTTCATAGTTTGGAATGAGAGCTCATGGACAGGATACTCATCCCTTTCTAGCATAGGTGGGAGCTATTCTTACATTGGAGATACATCCACGGGACTCCAGTTTATAGAGATCAAAATACCATGGTCGGCTCTTGGAGGTAAGCCTGAAAAGATTGGAATAATTGCATGGATAACTGGGGAAAGTGGAAGTGCCGTTGATTCCCTACCGTTTGATCCAGCCGTGAAAGATTCAGAAAATGAGTGGACCGATCAAGACACATTTACGAATCTTGCTGTTATATCTGTGGGTAGTAAAACAATAGACGGAGATCTGTCAGATTGGTCAGAAAATGAAGCTATTCTTTCACCTCCAAGCGGGCTTGAGGGTGCGGACATTGAGAAGATGTACGTTTCATGGGACGATGAATACCTCTACATTGCCTTAAAAACCAACAATACTGCAAGCTGGAATGTAGCATATGGAATCGGAATAGATGTTGATCCGGGAGAGGGAACTGGCTATACAGGAGACACAGACGCTTGGGGCAGAAAGATAAAATTTGCCAACGGTTTTGGCTTAGAGTTCGAGATATACTTCTGGTGGGGTTGGGACAGTGGAATGGGACCTCACAACTTCATAAAGTGGACAGGTAATGGATGGGAGTACAAGAGCATCAATGATATTGGGGGTAGTTACGCCTACACTGGAGATACCAATACGGGGTTGCAAACCCTTGAAATCAAAATACCATGGTCGGCCCTAGGCGGGAAGAAGTCAAAGTTTGCTATAATAGCATGGGTTGCAGGTGAGGAGGGGAGTAGCGCAGTAGATACTGCCCCAGCAGATCCTGCTGTAGGAGATTCGGAGAATGAGTGGACCGATGATGATACGTTCACTAGCCTATACTTAGAGGAATGGTTCTTGATGCCAGACTTAACGGTTAGTATAAGTGGCCCACAGGCAATTGGAATTAATAGGATAGCCGAGTACACTGTTTACGTAAAGAACGAGGGGTCACTCGATGTTAGCGACGTTAACGTTAAGGTGTACATTAATGGAACGGAGTACAAGAACTGGACAATTGATGTTAAAGCTGGAAGTGAAGTCAAATTGACTTTTAACTGGACGCCAACCCAAGAGGGAATGTATAAAATTAAAGTGATAGTGGATGAAGAGAATAAGATCCATGAGGCCAATGAGAACAACAATGAATATACATTGGTAGTAAACGTCGTTTGGGTGGGAAAGATAGAGATCGATGGAAATCCAGATGACTGGCTCAGCGTTGAATTGACAAATAACTCGTACAAGGTTACGGGAGGATTCTTCATATGGAAGGATATGGTTGGAGACCAGAGGCACGATAAGGATCCCTATCTCCCAGGTAAAACATCATCCCACGCAGATCTTGTAGAATTTGAAGTTACTAAGGATGATAGATACTTGTACTTCCTCCTTAAGTTCGACAACATGAGCAACATAAAGATCGGGGACAATGGTGCAACGTTCGTTGCTATTCCAATAGACTACAAGGAGGGCGGGAGTTACTGGTTTGCTGGAGAAATGGATACAAAGACCGTTATCCCGTGGGACGTTCAAGTTGTAGTTAACCTGGCAAGTAGTGACTTTAAGGGGGAAACCAAGGTAGTCACGAGTGTTAGTACTTCAAAAGATGGGCTCTTCTATATCGTCGATTCGGAGGGCAACATCATTCAGTGCCAAGACGCTTTGGTTGGAGTTGATCTTGCCAAGAACGCAATTGAGATCAGGATTCCCCTTAGCTTAATAGGCGGTTCAGATGAAATGAACTTACAGCTGGCAACGGCCTTTAGCTATGGTCCTGCAGTTTGGAATTTCGGAGATCCATTTGCAAATGATGAGATAAGTGATGTCGTGGACACGATTTCAGAGGAAAGCACAGAAGATGAGCTTGCTGATAACGTTCCAGATTATTACGTAAAGCTCAAGTTAAATACTGGGGTCGAATGGGCGAGCGTCATAAATTACAAGATCGAAAGGTTGGAAATCAAGAGAAGGGAAGCAATACAGAAGTTCCTAGAGATAAATAAGTACTATGGTATTGCGAGGTATAGAATCGAGTACGAGAAGTACAACGAATTAATAAGGAACATTAGCTCAATGGAAATTCCTCCGGAGCTCAGGGAGAAAATCGAGAATTTAACCGCTGAAGTTCCAGAACTGGAGAAAGCGTTCCAAGAAGGAATATATGATATTAAGGCAGGAAGATACTCAATAATTTCAGCTGTAAAAATATACAGGGCGTATACTGGACTCATAAGGATAAACGAAGCTCTTGAAAGGATAATTCAGCTTATAGTATCGAGGCAACTTGAATGGGAGAAAGAGATGGAGGAACTCAAAGGGAAATTAACAAAGACGATAGATGGTAACTTAAGCGACTGGAACGTCAAACCAATTGTAGAAGATAATGAGAACTTCGGTCAGGATGGTGCGGACTTAAAGGCCCTGTATGTTGACCACGATGATAACTTCCTGTATATAGCATTGACAACTAGGAACAAGGCGTCATGGAGGATAGCTTATGGTATTGCCCTTGATTACGAGGATGGTGGTTACACAACTGGAGGGGACGCCTGGGGTAGGAATATAGACTTCGAAAGAGGCATAGATGCTCAAATCTACCTGTTCTGGAATGGAGAATTCTTCGGTAACCCAGGAACAAACAACATAACCTCAGCTAACTTGGCTATATGGAAGAATGGAACCTGGGAGTACCTTAAGCTAGATAAGTACGCATTCTACGCCTATACTGGTGAGGATAATGGACTGCAAACCCTAGAGATAGCAATACCATGGAAAGTGCTTGGAGAGAAGCCAGAGAGGCTCTACATAGTAGCGTACATAACTGGACAGGGGGTTGGAGATTCAGCAGTTGATGCTTTACCGGATCAGCCCGCTATACATGACAGTGACAACGAGTGGACGGACTTTGATGTCTTTACGAACTTTGCTGAGGTTGTACTTAAGTGAACTCTCCATATTTTACCCTTTTTCTTTTTAAACTCGGTTAGTATTTTGTTGCTTTGTAGTGGGTCGTTCCCCTTCGTTTTACGTGGTAATATGGTGAAGTGGAAACAATGCTCATGTCATGTCTAACACTTTAACTTCTTTAACTTCCTTAATTTTCTCTAGCTCCTTTTTCAAGTCGTCGAACGATATATTGCTCTCGCTCATATCTACTATTGCGACTATTGCTGACAAACCTAAGGATTCTAACTCCTCAGCCTCGTTAAATAGAATGTTTATGCCTAGCCTACCTAAGGTTCCACTAACTTTGGCAAGGACTCCTGGTTTGTCCTCCACTATGACTTCAACCTCTACAAGCTTTTTCCCAGGCAAAGCAACTCTTTCTACGTGCATTTCCTTTAAGTCCGTGTCAACTTCAACTAGGAAGTATGCTCCTTCGACGAGTCCTATCTCATAGGCGAACTCAAGCGGAATTTCAAGTTTTCCATTTTCCTTAACCTTCACTATAAAGTACTCCCTCATGAGAATAGATTTTAACCCAGGAAATAAAAAGATTCTAGGCGATGATGACTAGCAAGCCACCTGAATAGTGATGACGTGAACACCCCCTGAGCCCCGCTCCCTTAGGGATTATAATTCCCTGGATTACTTAGATATGTCCCAAAATGTTTATAAGTGATGGATATGACACGTGTCATGTGAAGGAAAATGACAGAAGGATTGAAGAATTTTGAAGTTAAGAAGGAGAAGCTCAAAGGATTACTCCTAAAGCTTCATGAAGGGGCAGATGTGGAAGAGTTAAAAGAGGAGTTTAGGGAAATACTTGCATCAATATCTCCTCTTGAAATACCTCTCATAGAGCAGGAGCTCGTGAAGGAAGGAATATCTGTTAAGGACATTGCAAAAATGTGTGACCTGCACGTTGAGATATTTAGAGAGGCAATAGCGGGCGCTGGTGAGTATTCTCATTTGCCTGATGGTCATCCCTTAAAGACGTTATACCTAGAGAACAGGGAGATAATGAAAGA
It encodes:
- a CDS encoding CARDB domain-containing protein, with translation MGSLHPKFAILIVSVILVLSAFPASAMYGTKIIDGQLFDWTSSDVVAIGLDSGKDGANLDKLYVAWDENYLYIALKTNNTASWNVAYGIGIDIDPGKGTGYTGDTDAWGRQIKFGNGFGIEYEIYFWWSWDSGMGTDHFIVWNESSWTGYSSLSSIGGSYSYIGDTSTGLQFIEIKIPWSALGGKPEKIGIIAWITGESGSAVDSLPFDPAVKDSENEWTDQDTFTNLAVISVGSKTIDGDLSDWSENEAILSPPSGLEGADIEKMYVSWDDEYLYIALKTNNTASWNVAYGIGIDVDPGEGTGYTGDTDAWGRKIKFANGFGLEFEIYFWWGWDSGMGPHNFIKWTGNGWEYKSINDIGGSYAYTGDTNTGLQTLEIKIPWSALGGKKSKFAIIAWVAGEEGSSAVDTAPADPAVGDSENEWTDDDTFTSLYLEEWFLMPDLTVSISGPQAIGINRIAEYTVYVKNEGSLDVSDVNVKVYINGTEYKNWTIDVKAGSEVKLTFNWTPTQEGMYKIKVIVDEENKIHEANENNNEYTLVVNVVWVGKIEIDGNPDDWLSVELTNNSYKVTGGFFIWKDMVGDQRHDKDPYLPGKTSSHADLVEFEVTKDDRYLYFLLKFDNMSNIKIGDNGATFVAIPIDYKEGGSYWFAGEMDTKTVIPWDVQVVVNLASSDFKGETKVVTSVSTSKDGLFYIVDSEGNIIQCQDALVGVDLAKNAIEIRIPLSLIGGSDEMNLQLATAFSYGPAVWNFGDPFANDEISDVVDTISEESTEDELADNVPDYYVKLKLNTGVEWASVINYKIERLEIKRREAIQKFLEINKYYGIARYRIEYEKYNELIRNISSMEIPPELREKIENLTAEVPELEKAFQEGIYDIKAGRYSIISAVKIYRAYTGLIRINEALERIIQLIVSRQLEWEKEMEELKGKLTKTIDGNLSDWNVKPIVEDNENFGQDGADLKALYVDHDDNFLYIALTTRNKASWRIAYGIALDYEDGGYTTGGDAWGRNIDFERGIDAQIYLFWNGEFFGNPGTNNITSANLAIWKNGTWEYLKLDKYAFYAYTGEDNGLQTLEIAIPWKVLGEKPERLYIVAYITGQGVGDSAVDALPDQPAIHDSDNEWTDFDVFTNFAEVVLK
- a CDS encoding ACT domain-containing protein, whose translation is MREYFIVKVKENGKLEIPLEFAYEIGLVEGAYFLVEVDTDLKEMHVERVALPGKKLVEVEVIVEDKPGVLAKVSGTLGRLGINILFNEAEELESLGLSAIVAIVDMSESNISFDDLKKELEKIKEVKEVKVLDMT
- the argF gene encoding ornithine carbamoyltransferase, giving the protein MVVSLAGRDLLCLQDYTPEEIWTILETAKMLKIWQKIGKPHRLLEGKTLAMIFQKPSTRTRVSFEVAMAHLGGHALYLNAQDLQLRRGETIADTARVLSRYVDAIMARVYDHKDVEDLAKYASVPVINGLSDFSHPCQALADYMTIWEKRGTIKGVKVVYVGDGNNVAHSLMIAGTKLGADVVVATPEGYEPDEKVIKWAEKNAAESGGSFELLHDPVKAVKDADVIYTDVWASMGQEAEAEQRRKIFRPFQVNKDLVKHAKPDYMFMHCLPAHRGEEVTDDVIDSPNSVVWDQAENRLHAQKAVLALVMGGVKF